A section of the Streptomyces sp. NBC_01591 genome encodes:
- a CDS encoding DUF6230 family protein encodes MSSQIRGGTRWKRFALVMVPSVVATAAVGVGLAQGALAASFSVSGQSFKVRTDKLVGHDFVQYGSIATGKDLKGDDAAHAVAVSGFSDATITNMCQSVVTPNLPFGLGNVTLVLKAGTDPEKPVEATNLYLDISELDADAYFEHIDIGVAAGDVGKPGIQSGTEKKVNPNGFAQRAETATLTNVKQTAWATTAGTFKLSNLSLRLHSGVKECY; translated from the coding sequence ATGAGTTCCCAGATTCGTGGCGGCACCAGATGGAAGCGTTTCGCTCTGGTCATGGTGCCGAGCGTCGTCGCGACCGCGGCGGTGGGTGTCGGTCTCGCGCAGGGCGCCCTCGCGGCGTCGTTCAGCGTGTCCGGCCAGAGCTTCAAGGTCCGCACCGACAAGCTCGTCGGCCATGACTTCGTCCAGTACGGCAGCATTGCTACCGGCAAGGACCTCAAGGGCGACGACGCGGCGCACGCCGTGGCCGTGTCCGGCTTCAGCGATGCCACGATCACCAACATGTGCCAGTCGGTGGTCACTCCGAACCTTCCGTTCGGCCTCGGCAACGTCACGCTGGTGCTGAAGGCGGGTACGGACCCGGAGAAGCCGGTCGAGGCGACCAACCTGTACCTCGACATCTCCGAGCTCGACGCCGACGCGTACTTCGAGCACATCGACATCGGTGTCGCCGCGGGAGACGTCGGCAAGCCCGGCATCCAGTCCGGTACCGAGAAGAAGGTCAACCCGAACGGCTTCGCGCAGCGCGCCGAGACGGCGACGCTGACCAACGTGAAGCAGACGGCATGGGCGACCACCGCCGGCACCTTCAAGCTCAGCAACCTGAGCCTGCGGCTGCACAGTGGCGTCAAGGAGTGCTACTAA
- a CDS encoding GDP-mannose 4,6-dehydratase has translation MSTNRNGRSIDWKGRTVLVTGAEGFIGSTLVDLLVERGAHVRAFVHYKPYAEKGHLARYLDDPHSPVEMIAGDIGDAGRVMDAVAGCDTVFHLAALIGIPYSYDAPAAYVRTNVVGTENIAEACRRHSVRRLLHTSTSEVYGSALTAPISESHPLQPQSPYSASKIGADMMALSHWHAFELPVTVVRPFNTYGPRQSARAVIPTILAQLHAGAREIRLGSLAPTRDFTYVTDTAAGFLALAGCDRALGESVNLGTGREISVGDLAKALITASGRDAEVVVDPARLRPSGSEVQRLLSDNTRAREWAGWRPEVSLEEGLERTSAWVEKHLHLFAPGRYQV, from the coding sequence ATGAGCACCAACCGCAACGGCCGCAGCATCGACTGGAAGGGCCGCACGGTCCTCGTCACCGGCGCCGAGGGCTTCATCGGCTCCACCCTCGTGGACCTGCTCGTCGAACGCGGCGCGCACGTCCGCGCGTTCGTCCACTACAAGCCGTACGCCGAGAAGGGGCACCTCGCCCGCTACCTCGACGACCCGCACAGCCCCGTCGAGATGATCGCCGGGGACATCGGTGACGCGGGCCGTGTGATGGACGCGGTCGCGGGCTGCGACACGGTCTTCCACCTTGCCGCGCTCATCGGCATCCCGTACAGCTACGACGCGCCGGCCGCGTACGTCCGCACGAACGTCGTCGGCACCGAGAACATCGCCGAGGCGTGCCGCCGCCACTCGGTGCGCCGCCTGCTGCACACCTCAACCAGCGAGGTGTACGGGAGCGCGCTGACCGCCCCGATCAGCGAGAGTCACCCGCTCCAGCCGCAGTCCCCATACTCCGCCTCGAAGATCGGCGCCGACATGATGGCGCTCTCGCACTGGCACGCCTTCGAGCTTCCGGTGACCGTCGTCCGCCCGTTCAACACCTACGGCCCGCGCCAGTCCGCCCGAGCGGTGATTCCCACGATCCTGGCCCAACTGCACGCGGGCGCACGGGAGATCCGCCTTGGCTCACTGGCCCCCACCCGGGACTTCACGTACGTCACCGACACCGCGGCCGGATTCCTGGCGCTGGCCGGCTGTGACCGGGCCCTGGGCGAGAGCGTCAACCTCGGCACCGGCCGGGAGATTTCGGTCGGGGACCTGGCGAAAGCCCTGATCACCGCGTCCGGTCGGGACGCGGAGGTGGTGGTGGACCCGGCGCGGCTGCGGCCCTCCGGCAGCGAGGTCCAGCGACTGCTGTCCGACAACACCAGGGCCCGCGAGTGGGCGGGCTGGCGGCCCGAAGTCTCCCTGGAGGAGGGCCTGGAGCGGACCTCCGCCTGGGTGGAGAAGCACCTCCACCTCTTCGCGCCGGGGCGCTATCAGGTCTGA
- a CDS encoding TetR/AcrR family transcriptional regulator, whose product MLSHSDQTPSRTGRPRSTAADAAILEATRASLVDLGWSKLTMGDVATRAGVAKTTLYRRWAGKNELVVDAVAVLFDELELPDRGSLAADVQGVVLQFAALLERPETRTALMAVVAESTRDDSLRLRIRSAIVDRQKRLVVLGRERAQARGELSYEDDAETAARNADLIFDVIAGAVVHRTLVSAEPVDAEWARSFTSLLLLGLAEAQT is encoded by the coding sequence ATGCTGAGCCACAGCGACCAAACCCCCTCCCGGACAGGACGTCCGCGCAGTACCGCGGCCGATGCCGCAATCCTCGAAGCGACCCGGGCGTCCCTGGTCGATCTCGGCTGGTCGAAGCTGACCATGGGTGATGTGGCGACCCGGGCGGGGGTCGCGAAGACAACCCTCTATCGGCGCTGGGCAGGCAAGAACGAGCTGGTCGTTGACGCGGTCGCGGTCCTCTTCGACGAGCTGGAGCTCCCCGACCGGGGCAGCCTGGCGGCCGATGTGCAGGGCGTCGTGCTCCAGTTCGCCGCGTTGCTGGAGCGGCCGGAGACCCGCACCGCGCTGATGGCGGTGGTCGCGGAGTCCACCCGGGACGATTCGCTTCGACTGCGGATCCGGTCGGCCATCGTGGACCGGCAGAAGCGCCTGGTCGTCCTCGGCCGGGAGCGCGCCCAGGCCCGCGGCGAGCTGTCGTACGAGGACGATGCCGAGACGGCGGCCCGCAACGCGGACCTGATCTTCGATGTGATCGCCGGTGCCGTGGTGCACCGGACACTGGTGAGCGCCGAGCCGGTGGACGCCGAGTGGGCGCGCAGCTTCACCTCTCTGCTGCTGCTCGGGCTGGCCGAGGCTCAGACCTGA
- the pta gene encoding phosphate acetyltransferase — protein MTRSVYVTGIDRGDGRQVVDLGVMELLTRQVDRVGVFRPLVHDGPDRLFELLRARYRLPQDPESAYGLDYHEASALQAEQGTDELVSRLVEQFHQVAQKYEVVLVLGTDFAATQLPDELALNARLANEFGASVIAVVGGKGQTAESVRAETRNAYRAYAGLGCDVVAVIVNRVASEDRDAIAERLAARLPVPCSVLPDDAALSAPTVAQITAALGGTVLLGDDSGLARDALDFVFGGAMLPNMLNALTPGCLVVTPGDRADLVVGSLAAHSAGTPPIAGVLLTLDERPGEEILRLAARLAPGTPVVSVAGGSFPTAARLFALEGKLNAATPRKAETALGLFERHVDTGALLERISVARSGRVTPMMFEHELLEQARADRRRVVLPEGTEDRVLRAADVLLRRDVCDLTLLGDPDVIRKKAADLGIDLAGTQLIDPQTSELRQTFAERYAQVRAHRGVTVELAYDVVADVNYFGTLMVQEGLADGMVSGAVHSTAATIRPAFEIIKTKPDASIVSSVFFMCLADKVLVYGDCAVNPDPDAEQLADIAVQSAATAARFGVDPRIAMLSYSTGTSGSGADVDKVREATDRVRASRPDLRIEGPIQYDAAVEPSVAATKLPGSEVAGQATVLIFPDLNTGNNTYKAVQRSAGAVAVGPVLQGLRKPVNDLSRGALVQDIVNTVAITAIQAQGKE, from the coding sequence GTGACGCGCAGCGTGTACGTGACCGGGATCGACCGGGGAGACGGCCGGCAGGTCGTCGATCTGGGAGTCATGGAGCTCCTGACGCGTCAGGTGGACCGGGTCGGGGTGTTCCGCCCGCTCGTCCACGACGGACCCGACCGCCTGTTCGAACTGCTGCGGGCCCGCTACCGGCTCCCCCAGGACCCCGAGTCGGCCTACGGGCTGGACTACCACGAGGCGTCCGCGCTCCAGGCGGAACAGGGCACGGACGAGCTGGTCTCCCGGCTCGTCGAGCAGTTCCATCAGGTGGCCCAGAAGTACGAGGTGGTGCTGGTGCTCGGCACCGACTTCGCCGCCACCCAGCTGCCCGACGAGCTGGCGCTCAACGCACGCCTGGCCAATGAGTTCGGCGCCTCGGTGATCGCGGTGGTCGGCGGCAAGGGCCAGACCGCGGAGTCGGTGCGGGCCGAGACCCGCAATGCCTACCGCGCGTACGCCGGACTGGGCTGCGACGTCGTCGCGGTGATCGTGAACCGGGTGGCGTCCGAGGACCGTGACGCCATCGCGGAGCGGCTGGCGGCCAGGCTGCCCGTCCCCTGTTCGGTCCTGCCCGACGACGCGGCGCTCTCCGCACCGACCGTCGCCCAGATCACCGCGGCACTCGGCGGCACGGTCCTGCTGGGCGACGACTCCGGGCTGGCGCGGGACGCGCTGGACTTCGTCTTCGGCGGTGCGATGCTGCCGAACATGCTGAACGCGCTGACGCCGGGCTGCCTGGTGGTCACGCCCGGGGACCGGGCGGACCTGGTGGTCGGCTCGCTGGCCGCGCACAGCGCCGGGACGCCGCCCATCGCGGGGGTGCTGCTGACCCTGGACGAGCGCCCCGGCGAGGAGATACTCAGGCTGGCCGCGCGACTCGCACCGGGCACCCCGGTCGTGTCGGTGGCCGGCGGATCCTTCCCCACCGCGGCCCGGCTCTTCGCCCTCGAAGGCAAGTTGAACGCCGCGACGCCCCGCAAGGCGGAGACCGCGCTGGGTCTCTTCGAGCGCCATGTGGACACCGGCGCTCTGCTGGAGCGGATCTCGGTGGCCCGCAGCGGCCGCGTCACCCCGATGATGTTCGAGCACGAGCTGCTGGAGCAGGCCCGCGCCGACCGGCGCCGGGTCGTCCTGCCGGAAGGCACCGAGGACCGGGTGCTGCGCGCCGCCGACGTACTGCTGCGCCGCGACGTCTGCGACCTCACCCTGCTCGGCGACCCCGACGTCATCCGCAAGAAGGCCGCCGACCTCGGCATCGACCTCGCCGGCACACAGCTCATCGACCCGCAGACCTCCGAGCTGCGCCAGACGTTCGCCGAGCGGTACGCGCAGGTGCGGGCCCACCGCGGGGTCACGGTGGAGCTGGCGTACGACGTCGTCGCGGACGTCAACTACTTCGGCACCCTGATGGTCCAGGAGGGGCTCGCGGACGGCATGGTCTCCGGAGCCGTGCACTCCACGGCGGCGACGATCCGTCCGGCGTTCGAGATCATCAAGACCAAGCCTGACGCCTCGATCGTCTCCTCCGTCTTCTTCATGTGCCTCGCCGACAAGGTGCTGGTGTACGGCGACTGCGCGGTCAATCCGGACCCGGACGCGGAGCAGCTCGCCGACATCGCGGTGCAGTCGGCCGCCACCGCCGCCCGCTTCGGCGTGGATCCGCGGATCGCGATGCTGTCGTACTCGACGGGCACCTCCGGCTCGGGCGCCGATGTCGACAAGGTGCGCGAGGCGACGGACCGGGTCCGCGCGAGCAGGCCGGACCTCAGGATCGAGGGCCCGATCCAGTACGACGCCGCGGTGGAGCCGAGCGTCGCCGCGACGAAGCTGCCCGGCTCCGAGGTGGCGGGCCAGGCGACGGTGCTGATCTTCCCGGACCTGAACACCGGCAACAACACCTACAAGGCCGTGCAGCGCTCGGCGGGCGCGGTGGCCGTCGGACCGGTGCTCCAGGGGCTGCGGAAGCCCGTCAACGACCTGTCCCGCGGCGCACTCGTCCAGGACATCGTCAATACCGTGGCCATCACGGCGATCCAGGCGCAGGGCAAGGAGTGA
- a CDS encoding tetratricopeptide repeat protein, with product MQPRNMSMSGVVDLAAVKAAGEAKVKAEQARTEASRQGGGGAVPPSALVIDVDEAGFESDVLQRSAEVPVVIDFWAEWCEPCKQLGPLLERLAHEYNGRFVLAKVDVDANQMLMQQFGIQGIPAVFAVVAGQALPLFQGAAPEAQIRQTLDQLIQVGEERFGLTGIVVDQDAAAEAADRAPAEAPAGPYDALLESAVQALDADDFAGAVQAYKNVLSEDPANMEAKLGLAQAELLSRVKDMDAQRVREEAAANPADVTAQLAAADLDLVGGHVEDAFGRLVETVRRNFGDDRDTARVRLLELFEVIGPDDPRVGAARAALARVLF from the coding sequence ATGCAGCCTAGGAACATGTCCATGAGCGGCGTCGTCGACCTCGCCGCGGTGAAGGCGGCCGGCGAGGCCAAGGTGAAGGCGGAGCAGGCCCGTACCGAGGCCTCCCGGCAGGGTGGCGGCGGTGCCGTACCGCCGTCCGCCCTGGTGATCGATGTCGATGAGGCGGGCTTCGAGAGCGATGTCCTGCAGCGTTCCGCCGAGGTCCCGGTCGTCATCGACTTCTGGGCCGAGTGGTGCGAGCCGTGCAAGCAGTTGGGCCCGCTCCTGGAGCGCCTGGCCCATGAGTACAACGGTCGCTTCGTGCTGGCCAAGGTCGATGTCGACGCCAACCAGATGCTGATGCAGCAGTTCGGTATCCAGGGCATCCCGGCGGTCTTCGCCGTCGTCGCCGGGCAGGCCCTCCCGCTCTTCCAGGGCGCGGCCCCCGAGGCCCAGATCCGGCAGACGCTGGACCAGCTGATCCAGGTCGGCGAGGAGCGGTTCGGGCTCACCGGGATCGTGGTCGACCAGGACGCCGCCGCCGAGGCCGCCGACCGGGCTCCGGCCGAGGCGCCCGCGGGGCCGTACGACGCCCTGCTCGAATCCGCCGTACAGGCCCTGGACGCCGACGACTTCGCCGGTGCCGTCCAGGCGTACAAGAACGTCCTGTCCGAAGATCCGGCCAACATGGAGGCCAAGCTCGGCCTCGCCCAGGCCGAACTCCTCTCCCGGGTCAAGGACATGGACGCGCAGCGGGTCCGCGAGGAGGCCGCCGCGAACCCGGCCGATGTCACGGCGCAGCTCGCCGCCGCCGATCTGGATCTGGTCGGCGGTCATGTCGAGGACGCCTTCGGCCGGCTCGTCGAGACGGTGCGGCGCAACTTCGGTGACGACCGGGACACCGCGCGGGTGCGGCTGCTGGAGCTGTTCGAGGTGATCGGCCCCGACGATCCACGGGTCGGCGCCGCGCGTGCCGCGCTGGCGCGGGTCTTGTTCTGA
- a CDS encoding helix-turn-helix domain-containing protein — protein sequence MESRGEAQPMVVEGRAPDPREAHSASEFIALLGVLKEASGLTYRELAQRAEAVGDVLPRSTIANMLGRTSVPREELLAAFVRACGCGPTEVADWLAVRKELAVHGRRAGEGGGEASGTARDEAAGRSPGQSDELSSEPPTVPFPEPSPARRRRSRTVLAAVVSLAVLAAGAVTVVLLVRDDDRPESRRATGPVAGRTVQIRSMHSGFCLSEERGSDSGRLYQVSCEEETIPSFSLKPLDGGAWRIVTDHPDYDLGCTGVWDGMRDAGAGLQDQGCGKRGDAEVFLIESVGRPVEGYRIQPAHTRLCVGAEGNGKERGAKMVQTSCDGADRGNLFSFDPVAADAADG from the coding sequence GTGGAATCCAGGGGAGAGGCACAGCCGATGGTCGTCGAGGGCAGAGCTCCGGATCCTCGTGAGGCGCACAGCGCGTCCGAGTTCATCGCCCTGTTGGGGGTGCTCAAGGAAGCGTCGGGTCTGACGTACCGCGAACTGGCCCAGCGGGCCGAAGCGGTCGGGGACGTGCTCCCGCGCTCCACGATCGCCAACATGCTGGGGCGTACGTCGGTCCCGCGCGAGGAACTCCTCGCCGCCTTCGTACGGGCCTGCGGCTGCGGGCCCACGGAGGTGGCGGACTGGCTCGCCGTACGCAAGGAACTCGCCGTGCACGGGCGGCGGGCCGGGGAAGGGGGAGGGGAGGCTTCCGGGACGGCACGGGACGAGGCGGCCGGGCGCTCCCCGGGGCAGTCCGATGAGCTCTCGTCCGAGCCGCCCACCGTCCCGTTTCCCGAACCGTCCCCCGCCCGTCGTCGCCGGTCCAGGACCGTCCTGGCGGCCGTCGTCTCACTGGCCGTGCTCGCCGCAGGGGCGGTGACCGTCGTCCTTCTCGTACGGGACGACGACCGGCCGGAATCCCGTCGTGCGACCGGGCCCGTGGCGGGGCGGACGGTGCAGATACGGTCCATGCACTCCGGGTTCTGCCTCTCCGAGGAGCGGGGCAGTGACAGCGGGCGGCTGTACCAGGTGTCGTGCGAGGAGGAGACGATCCCGAGTTTCTCCCTCAAGCCGCTGGACGGCGGCGCCTGGCGGATCGTGACCGATCACCCGGACTACGACCTGGGCTGCACCGGCGTCTGGGACGGGATGCGGGACGCCGGAGCCGGGTTGCAGGACCAGGGGTGCGGCAAACGCGGCGACGCGGAGGTGTTCTTGATCGAGTCCGTGGGCCGCCCCGTCGAGGGGTACCGGATCCAGCCCGCCCACACCCGTCTGTGCGTCGGTGCCGAGGGGAACGGCAAGGAGCGCGGCGCCAAGATGGTGCAGACGAGCTGCGACGGAGCGGACCGGGGGAACCTGTTCTCCTTCGACCCGGTGGCCGCGGATGCCGCCGACGGCTGA
- a CDS encoding acetate kinase, which yields MTIPTTEGTAGTGAYRVLVLNSGSSSVKYQLLDMSDRTRLAVGLVERIGEETSRLVHTPLVGGGAEQRERVGPIADHEAALKAAAEELAADGLGLDSPQLAAIGHRVVHGGLRFTEPVVIDDEVLKEIERLVPVAPLHNPANITGIRTARALRPDLPQVAVFDTAFHTTMPEYVARYAIDTETADAHRIRRYGFHGTSHAYVSRKAAELLGRTPEEVNVIVLHLGNGASASAVAGGRCVETSMGLTPLEGLVMGTRSGDIDPAVTFHLMRVAGMSADEVDALLNKKSGLVGLCGDNDMREIRRRIDEGDERAALAFDIYVHRLKKYIGAYSAVLGRVDAVVFTAGVGENSAPVREAAIAGLEELGLAVDADLNAVRSGEPRLISPNYARVAVAVVPTDEELEIAVQTFALVGQAHGVAGRAHDAVGQAHN from the coding sequence ATGACCATCCCGACCACCGAGGGCACCGCCGGGACGGGCGCATACCGCGTGCTGGTCCTCAACTCGGGCTCCTCGTCGGTGAAGTACCAGCTGCTGGACATGAGCGACCGCACCCGGCTCGCGGTGGGCCTGGTCGAGCGGATCGGCGAGGAGACCTCCCGCCTGGTGCACACCCCGCTGGTCGGCGGGGGCGCCGAGCAGCGCGAGCGCGTCGGCCCGATCGCCGACCACGAGGCGGCGCTGAAGGCGGCGGCGGAGGAACTGGCGGCCGACGGGCTCGGCCTGGACTCCCCGCAGCTGGCGGCGATCGGCCACCGGGTGGTGCACGGCGGGCTGCGGTTCACCGAGCCCGTGGTGATCGACGACGAGGTGCTGAAGGAGATCGAGCGCCTGGTCCCGGTGGCCCCGCTGCACAACCCGGCGAACATCACCGGTATCCGTACCGCCCGGGCCCTGCGACCGGACCTTCCGCAGGTGGCGGTCTTCGACACGGCCTTCCACACGACGATGCCGGAGTACGTGGCGCGGTACGCGATCGACACGGAGACCGCCGACGCGCACCGCATCCGGCGCTACGGATTCCACGGCACCTCGCACGCGTACGTCTCCCGCAAGGCCGCCGAGCTCCTGGGACGCACCCCCGAGGAGGTCAATGTCATCGTGCTGCACCTGGGCAACGGCGCCTCGGCCTCGGCGGTGGCCGGCGGCCGGTGCGTGGAGACCTCGATGGGGCTGACCCCCTTGGAGGGGCTGGTGATGGGCACCCGCTCCGGGGACATCGATCCGGCCGTCACCTTCCACCTCATGCGGGTCGCGGGGATGTCGGCGGACGAGGTCGACGCGCTGCTCAACAAGAAGAGCGGTCTGGTCGGCCTCTGCGGCGACAACGACATGCGGGAGATCCGGCGCCGGATCGACGAGGGCGACGAGCGTGCGGCGCTGGCCTTCGACATCTATGTGCACCGGCTGAAGAAGTACATCGGCGCCTATTCGGCGGTCCTCGGCCGGGTGGATGCCGTGGTGTTCACGGCGGGGGTCGGGGAGAACTCGGCACCGGTGCGGGAGGCTGCCATCGCCGGTCTCGAGGAGCTCGGCCTGGCGGTTGACGCGGATCTGAACGCCGTACGGTCCGGCGAGCCCCGGCTGATCTCGCCGAACTACGCGCGGGTCGCGGTCGCCGTGGTGCCGACGGACGAGGAACTGGAGATCGCCGTCCAGACCTTCGCGCTCGTCGGACAGGCCCACGGCGTGGCCGGCCGGGCCCACGACGCCGTCGGACAAGCCCACAACTGA
- the pyk gene encoding pyruvate kinase: MRRSKIVCTLGPAVDSHEQLVALIEAGMSVARFNFSHGSHEEHQGRYDRVRRAAAETGRAIGVLADLQGPKIRLAKFAEGPVELVRGDEFTITAEDVPGDKSICGTTYKGLPGDVAKGDPILINDGNVELKVVAVEGPRVRTIVIEGGVISDHKGINLPGAAVNVPALSEKDVDDLRFALRMGCDLVALSFVRDADDVKDVHKVMDEEGRRVPVIAKVEKPQAVEHMEGVVMAFDGVMVARGDLAVEYPLEKVPMVQKRLVELCRRNAKPVIVATQMMESMITNSRPTRAEASDVANAILDGADAVMLSAESSVGAYPIETVKTMSKIVVAAEEELLSKGLQPLVPGKKPRTQGGSVARAACEIADFLNGRALVAFTKSGDTARRLSRYRAAQPILAFTTDESTRNQLALSWGVEAHVVPHVDNTDAMVDLVDGELLKLGRYNEGDTMVITAGSPPGIPGTTNMVRVHHVGGGARD; the protein is encoded by the coding sequence ATGCGCCGTTCCAAAATCGTCTGCACACTCGGTCCCGCCGTCGACTCCCACGAGCAGCTCGTCGCTCTGATCGAGGCCGGCATGAGCGTGGCCCGCTTCAACTTCAGTCACGGCAGCCACGAGGAGCACCAGGGTCGTTACGACCGGGTCCGCCGGGCCGCCGCCGAGACCGGTCGTGCGATCGGTGTGCTCGCCGACCTCCAGGGCCCGAAGATCCGCCTGGCGAAGTTCGCCGAGGGCCCCGTCGAGCTGGTCCGCGGGGACGAGTTCACCATCACCGCGGAGGACGTCCCCGGTGACAAGTCGATCTGCGGTACGACCTACAAGGGCCTGCCGGGCGACGTCGCCAAGGGCGACCCGATCCTGATCAACGACGGCAACGTCGAGCTGAAGGTCGTCGCGGTCGAGGGCCCCCGGGTGAGGACCATCGTCATCGAGGGCGGTGTCATCTCCGACCACAAGGGCATCAACCTGCCCGGCGCGGCGGTCAACGTCCCGGCCCTGTCCGAGAAGGACGTCGACGACCTGCGGTTCGCCCTGCGGATGGGCTGCGACCTGGTGGCGCTCTCCTTCGTGCGGGACGCCGACGACGTCAAGGACGTCCACAAGGTGATGGACGAGGAGGGCCGCCGGGTCCCCGTCATCGCCAAGGTCGAGAAGCCGCAGGCCGTCGAGCACATGGAGGGCGTCGTCATGGCGTTCGACGGTGTGATGGTCGCCCGTGGTGACCTGGCCGTCGAGTATCCCCTGGAGAAGGTCCCGATGGTGCAGAAGCGCCTGGTGGAGCTCTGCCGGCGGAACGCCAAGCCGGTGATCGTCGCGACCCAGATGATGGAGTCGATGATCACCAACTCGCGGCCGACCCGCGCCGAGGCGTCCGACGTCGCCAACGCGATCCTGGACGGCGCGGACGCGGTCATGCTGTCCGCCGAGTCCAGCGTGGGCGCGTACCCGATCGAGACGGTCAAGACGATGTCGAAGATCGTCGTCGCCGCCGAGGAGGAGCTGCTCTCCAAGGGCCTGCAGCCGCTGGTGCCGGGCAAGAAGCCCCGTACCCAGGGCGGTTCGGTGGCCCGTGCGGCCTGCGAGATCGCGGACTTCCTGAACGGCAGGGCGCTGGTCGCCTTCACCAAGTCCGGTGACACGGCCCGCCGCCTCTCCCGCTACCGCGCGGCACAGCCCATCCTGGCCTTCACCACGGACGAGTCCACCCGCAACCAGCTCGCGCTGAGCTGGGGCGTCGAGGCCCACGTCGTGCCGCACGTGGACAACACGGACGCGATGGTCGACCTGGTCGACGGCGAGCTGCTGAAGCTGGGCCGCTACAACGAGGGCGACACGATGGTCATCACGGCCGGCTCGCCCCCCGGCATCCCGGGCACGACCAACATGGTCCGGGTGCACCACGTCGGCGGCGGCGCGCGCGACTGA
- a CDS encoding DUF6114 domain-containing protein has product MSPESTGQNEHYLRVFWRRFRTWRGNRPFWAGLFTMMGGLPIAYFPYANMHLGNVTLAMSTTAGAGSLIIGILLVTLGLTMWFHHIVRVFAGVAAILLALISIPVANIGGFLVGFLFALLGGALSVSWAPGEPKPDLVPVGAAGEKSVPSGPGQESGSEFHSSAAVPQQQPEQYDTTVEVDGGRHRAG; this is encoded by the coding sequence ATGAGCCCCGAGTCCACAGGGCAGAACGAGCACTACCTCCGCGTCTTCTGGCGGAGATTCCGCACCTGGCGGGGTAACCGGCCGTTCTGGGCGGGCCTGTTCACGATGATGGGTGGTCTACCCATCGCGTACTTTCCGTACGCCAACATGCACCTCGGCAACGTCACACTGGCGATGTCCACCACCGCCGGTGCCGGATCCCTGATCATCGGGATCCTGCTCGTCACGCTGGGCCTCACCATGTGGTTCCACCACATCGTGAGGGTGTTCGCCGGAGTCGCCGCGATCCTGCTGGCGCTGATCTCGATACCGGTCGCCAACATCGGCGGATTCCTGGTCGGCTTCCTGTTCGCCCTGCTGGGTGGAGCGCTCTCCGTCTCCTGGGCCCCGGGCGAGCCGAAGCCCGACCTCGTGCCGGTCGGAGCGGCGGGGGAGAAGTCGGTGCCGAGCGGCCCCGGGCAGGAGTCCGGAAGCGAGTTCCACAGCTCGGCAGCGGTGCCCCAGCAGCAGCCGGAGCAGTACGACACGACAGTTGAGGTCGACGGCGGGAGGCATCGTGCGGGGTGA
- a CDS encoding ATP-dependent 6-phosphofructokinase → MRIGILTAGGDCPGLNAVIRSVVHRAVVGHGDEVIGFEDGFKGLLDGHFRPLDLNAVSGILARGGTILGSARLERDRLREAAENCAELSRRYGMDALIPIGGEGTLTAARMLSDAGMPVVGVPKTIDNDISATDRTFGFDTAVGVATDAIDRLKTTAESHQRVMVVEVMGRHAGWIALESGMAGGAHGICLPERRFQVEDLVKMVEERFARGKKFAVICVAEGAHPAEGSMPYAKGEIDQYGHERFQGIGNRLAIELETRLGKEARPVILGHVQRGGTPTAYDRVLATRFGWHAVEAAHRGDFGRMTALRGTDIEMVPLADAITQLKTVPKDRMDEAESVF, encoded by the coding sequence ATGCGCATCGGAATTCTCACCGCAGGCGGCGACTGCCCAGGCCTGAACGCAGTGATCCGGTCGGTCGTGCACCGCGCCGTGGTGGGGCACGGCGATGAAGTCATCGGCTTCGAGGACGGGTTCAAGGGACTCCTCGACGGCCACTTCCGCCCCCTCGACCTCAACGCGGTCAGCGGCATCCTCGCCCGTGGCGGCACCATTCTCGGCTCGGCCCGGCTGGAGCGCGACCGGCTGCGCGAGGCCGCCGAGAACTGTGCCGAGCTGAGTCGCCGTTACGGCATGGACGCCCTCATCCCGATCGGCGGCGAGGGCACCCTCACCGCCGCCCGGATGCTGTCGGACGCGGGCATGCCCGTCGTCGGCGTCCCCAAGACCATCGACAACGACATCTCCGCCACCGACCGGACCTTCGGCTTCGACACCGCGGTGGGCGTCGCCACCGATGCCATAGACCGCCTCAAGACCACCGCCGAATCGCACCAGCGGGTCATGGTCGTCGAGGTGATGGGCCGGCACGCGGGCTGGATCGCGCTGGAGTCCGGAATGGCGGGCGGCGCGCACGGCATCTGCCTCCCCGAGCGTCGCTTCCAGGTCGAGGACCTGGTGAAGATGGTCGAGGAACGCTTCGCGCGCGGCAAGAAGTTCGCGGTCATCTGCGTGGCCGAGGGCGCACACCCGGCCGAGGGCTCCATGCCGTACGCCAAGGGCGAGATCGACCAGTACGGCCACGAGCGCTTCCAGGGCATCGGCAACCGGCTGGCCATCGAGCTGGAGACCCGGCTCGGCAAGGAGGCCCGGCCGGTCATTCTCGGCCATGTGCAGCGAGGCGGCACGCCGACCGCGTACGACCGGGTGCTCGCCACCCGCTTCGGCTGGCACGCGGTCGAGGCGGCGCACCGGGGCGACTTCGGCAGGATGACGGCGCTGCGCGGCACCGACATCGAGATGGTTCCGCTCGCCGACGCGATCACACAGCTCAAGACGGTGCCCAAGGACCGGATGGACGAGGCCGAGTCGGTCTTCTGA